A stretch of Mesorhizobium sp. M2A.F.Ca.ET.046.03.2.1 DNA encodes these proteins:
- a CDS encoding TetR/AcrR family transcriptional regulator translates to MTLSVQKRREKQKAELRSELVAAAHKLVQEEGYEGLTIRKLAKRVGYAPMSVYSYFADKQDILFALAEDAFETLARRIEEHPADDPIEALKAVMTEYAAFGLGNPNEYRTVFMTEKTRLPEGRSYEDMEAGNPAMKVLIKRVEACVAAGKLKGDPRAIATMLWTVGHGTISLLITFPFYPFGDPQAYVKRMCDFMLASLSVQDIPSLTETPVNC, encoded by the coding sequence TTGACGCTGAGCGTTCAGAAACGCCGCGAAAAGCAGAAGGCTGAGCTTCGCTCCGAGCTGGTCGCGGCAGCTCACAAGCTTGTTCAGGAGGAGGGCTACGAAGGCCTGACCATCCGCAAGCTTGCCAAGCGCGTCGGCTATGCGCCCATGTCGGTCTATTCCTATTTCGCCGATAAGCAGGACATCCTGTTCGCGCTCGCCGAGGACGCTTTCGAAACGCTCGCCCGTCGCATCGAGGAACACCCCGCCGACGATCCGATCGAGGCGCTCAAGGCGGTGATGACCGAATATGCCGCTTTCGGCCTTGGCAATCCAAACGAATACCGCACCGTCTTCATGACCGAGAAGACCCGGCTGCCCGAGGGCCGCAGCTACGAGGACATGGAAGCGGGCAACCCCGCCATGAAGGTGCTGATCAAGCGGGTCGAGGCCTGCGTGGCCGCCGGCAAGCTCAAGGGCGATCCGCGCGCTATCGCCACCATGCTGTGGACCGTCGGCCACGGCACGATTTCGCTGCTGATCACCTTCCCCTTCTATCCGTTCGGTGATCCGCAGGCGTATGTGAAGCGGATGTGCGACTTCATGCTGGCCTCATTGTCGGTGCAGGATATCCCCTCGCTGACCGAAACACCCGTCAACTGCTGA
- a CDS encoding SDR family oxidoreductase gives MGRFDGMTVLITGAIGGLGSGAAKAFAVEGAQLVLSDLNEAALADFAATLDAQTAILAGNIADEKLSEDLVKLAVEKFGRLDIAVNNAGIVHNFVRLPQVTSEEARRVVEVDLLGVFYAMKHQIPRMERQFRENGKGGVIVNIASVAGLSGAPKLSVYAAAKHGVVGLTRSAAVEYASKGIRINAVCPAHTRTAMVDGFVRFTGAPEAEALAELTRGVPMKRIGEVDEITTGILFLADPANSFMTGHALALDGGIGAI, from the coding sequence ATGGGCCGTTTCGATGGGATGACGGTGCTGATCACCGGTGCGATAGGCGGTCTCGGCAGCGGCGCGGCAAAGGCCTTTGCCGTCGAAGGCGCGCAGCTGGTTCTTTCCGACCTCAACGAGGCCGCGCTTGCCGATTTCGCCGCAACCCTCGACGCCCAGACCGCGATCCTTGCCGGCAACATCGCCGATGAAAAGCTCTCGGAGGATCTTGTCAAACTGGCCGTCGAAAAATTCGGCCGGCTCGACATCGCCGTCAACAATGCCGGCATCGTGCACAACTTCGTACGTCTGCCGCAGGTCACGTCCGAGGAGGCGCGCCGCGTGGTGGAGGTCGACCTGCTCGGCGTCTTCTACGCCATGAAGCACCAGATCCCTCGGATGGAGCGGCAGTTCAGGGAAAACGGCAAGGGCGGCGTCATCGTCAACATCGCCTCCGTCGCCGGTCTCTCCGGCGCGCCCAAGCTTTCGGTCTATGCCGCCGCCAAGCATGGCGTCGTCGGGCTGACGCGCTCGGCCGCCGTGGAATATGCCAGCAAGGGCATCCGCATCAACGCCGTCTGTCCCGCGCACACCAGGACGGCGATGGTCGACGGCTTCGTCCGCTTCACTGGAGCGCCCGAAGCCGAAGCGCTTGCCGAGCTCACGCGCGGCGTGCCGATGAAGCGTATCGGCGAGGTCGACGAGATCACGACCGGCATCCTGTTCCTCGCCGACCCGGCCAATTCCTTCATGACCGGCCATGCTTTGGCGCTCGACGGCGGCATCGGGGCGATCTGA
- a CDS encoding phosphotransferase, which produces MSGEAGAIDKAALAPYLEAHVPGFAGLSAIEKFKSGQSNPTYLLTAASGRYVLRAKPPGQLLKSAHQVDREFRVMRALAGTAVPVPRMLHLSGEESPIGRMFYVMEYLDGRVFWDPSLPDASGNDERAAIYDAMNATLAALHDVDVDAVGLGDFGKPGSYFERQLARWAGQYRASETETIADIDRLVAWLETHMPTDDGRVSLVHGDYRLDNMMFALDAPKVIAVLDWELSTLGHPFADLAYQCMQWRLPHASGFRGLGGVDRVAAGLPSEEAYVAAYCKRRSLDEIGNWTFFLAFSFFRLAAICQGVYRRALDGNASNPERAKTYGEAVKLLAALAVELIDKKS; this is translated from the coding sequence ATGAGCGGCGAGGCCGGTGCCATAGACAAGGCGGCGCTTGCGCCCTATCTCGAGGCGCATGTCCCGGGTTTTGCCGGTCTGTCCGCCATTGAAAAATTCAAATCCGGACAGTCCAATCCGACCTATCTCCTGACCGCCGCCAGCGGCCGCTATGTCCTGCGCGCCAAGCCGCCGGGACAATTGCTGAAATCCGCGCACCAGGTCGACCGCGAATTCCGGGTGATGCGGGCGCTTGCCGGCACGGCTGTGCCCGTGCCGCGCATGCTGCATCTCTCGGGCGAGGAATCGCCGATCGGCCGCATGTTCTATGTCATGGAATATCTCGACGGCCGCGTCTTCTGGGATCCGTCGCTGCCGGACGCTTCCGGCAATGACGAGCGGGCAGCGATCTACGATGCCATGAATGCCACGCTCGCCGCCCTGCACGATGTCGATGTGGACGCGGTCGGCCTTGGCGATTTCGGCAAACCCGGCAGCTATTTCGAACGCCAGCTTGCGCGCTGGGCCGGCCAGTACCGGGCCTCCGAAACCGAAACCATAGCCGATATTGACAGGCTGGTTGCGTGGCTCGAGACCCATATGCCGACCGATGACGGCCGCGTTTCGCTCGTCCATGGCGACTACCGGCTGGACAACATGATGTTCGCGCTCGATGCGCCGAAAGTCATCGCGGTGCTCGACTGGGAGCTGTCGACGCTCGGCCATCCCTTCGCCGACCTCGCCTATCAATGCATGCAGTGGCGGCTGCCGCATGCCTCGGGCTTTCGCGGCCTCGGCGGCGTCGACCGCGTCGCCGCCGGCCTGCCGTCCGAGGAGGCCTATGTCGCGGCCTATTGCAAGCGGCGCAGCCTTGACGAGATCGGCAACTGGACCTTCTTCCTGGCCTTCTCATTCTTTCGGCTGGCGGCGATCTGCCAGGGCGTCTATCGCCGCGCGCTGGACGGCAATGCCTCCAATCCCGAGAGGGCCAAGACCTACGGAGAGGCCGTCAAACTGCTTGCCGCGCTGGCGGTGGAGCTGATCGACAAGAAGAGCTGA
- a CDS encoding MaoC family dehydratase — translation MSVEPISLDTLLASVGKEVGVSPWRTVTQRMIDQFADATDDHQFIHCDPERAERETPFGGTIAHGFLSLSLLSAMTFETMPPLENTKMGVNHGFDTLRFLAPVKTGARIRTRFVLADVKVRPSGWVQTAHDVTIEIEGSKKPALTARWLTLTLIERQPENA, via the coding sequence ATGAGCGTGGAACCGATCAGTCTCGATACGCTTCTGGCAAGCGTCGGCAAGGAGGTCGGCGTCTCGCCCTGGCGAACGGTGACACAGCGCATGATCGACCAGTTCGCCGATGCGACCGACGACCACCAGTTCATCCATTGCGATCCGGAGCGCGCCGAGCGCGAGACGCCGTTCGGCGGCACCATCGCGCATGGCTTTCTGTCGCTGTCGCTTTTGTCGGCCATGACCTTCGAGACCATGCCGCCGCTGGAAAACACCAAGATGGGCGTCAACCACGGCTTCGATACGCTGCGCTTCCTGGCGCCGGTGAAGACGGGCGCCCGCATCCGCACCCGTTTCGTGCTGGCCGACGTCAAGGTGAGGCCATCCGGCTGGGTGCAGACGGCGCATGACGTGACCATTGAGATCGAAGGCTCGAAGAAGCCGGCGCTGACGGCTCGTTGGCTGACGTTGACGCTGATCGAGCGTCAGCCTGAGAACGCATGA
- a CDS encoding SDR family oxidoreductase, whose translation MSYLDKLFSVAGKTALVTGAATGIGRMVATGLVRAGAHVMIASRKGEDCAKVANELNALGGSGQAEGFAGDVSSEAGIAALVTEVKARTERLHILVNNAGISWGAPLQDFPYHAWAKVFGVNVTAVFHLTRELLPLLDAAASDEDPARVINLGSVMGTQPLADDAYSYAASKAAVHHLTRTLAIEFAARRITVNAFAPGPFQSRMTAFATATEEQAKHVGNHVPLGRIGVADDIAGATLYLCSRAGSYVTGAILPIDGGQSVQHGMTLFKE comes from the coding sequence ATGAGCTATCTGGACAAGCTGTTCTCGGTCGCCGGCAAGACCGCGCTGGTGACGGGCGCGGCGACCGGCATTGGCCGCATGGTGGCGACCGGCTTGGTCCGCGCCGGCGCCCATGTGATGATCGCCTCGCGCAAGGGCGAGGATTGCGCAAAAGTCGCTAACGAATTGAACGCGCTCGGCGGCTCCGGCCAGGCCGAGGGCTTTGCCGGCGACGTGTCCAGCGAAGCTGGCATCGCCGCTCTTGTCACTGAGGTGAAGGCGCGCACGGAGCGCCTGCATATCCTGGTCAACAATGCCGGCATTTCCTGGGGCGCGCCGCTGCAGGATTTCCCCTATCACGCCTGGGCCAAGGTGTTCGGCGTCAATGTCACCGCGGTCTTCCACCTGACGCGGGAGCTTTTGCCGCTGCTTGACGCGGCGGCAAGCGACGAGGATCCGGCCCGCGTGATCAATCTCGGCTCGGTGATGGGCACCCAGCCGCTTGCCGACGACGCCTATTCCTACGCCGCCTCCAAGGCCGCCGTGCATCATCTGACGCGCACGCTGGCGATCGAATTCGCCGCCCGCCGCATCACCGTCAACGCCTTTGCCCCCGGTCCTTTCCAGAGCCGTATGACGGCCTTCGCCACAGCGACCGAGGAGCAGGCGAAACATGTTGGTAACCATGTTCCGCTCGGCCGCATCGGCGTGGCGGATGACATTGCCGGCGCAACGCTTTATTTGTGCAGCCGTGCCGGAAGCTATGTCACCGGCGCCATCCTGCCTATCGACGGCGGCCAGTCGGTGCAGCATGGAATGACGTTGTTCAAGGAGTAA
- a CDS encoding zinc-binding dehydrogenase codes for MTLPSQMRGLLLVGDGYTRTPSAAALEAMEPYLEPGSIAVPEPGPTQALIKVSLASINPSDIAFIKGQYGQPRVKGRPAGFEGVGMVVATGDVPYAKSLTGKRVAFATGVSNWGAWAEYAVAEAASCIPLIDTVRDEDGAAMIVNPLTALAMFDIVREEGEKAFVMTAGASQLCKLIIGLAKEAGFRPIVTVRRDEQIQLLKDLGAAHVLNEKAADFEAVLRETMKAEQPRIFLDAVTGPLASTIFSAMPKRARWIVYGRLDAEPTVIREPGQLIFQHKRVEGFWLAEWMRQFRDRLGPAVLEAEKRFSDGRWSTDVTAVVPLDEAMARLPAELAKPNGKVFIRP; via the coding sequence ATGACGCTTCCATCGCAAATGCGAGGTCTGCTGCTTGTCGGCGACGGTTACACCAGAACGCCTTCGGCGGCCGCGCTGGAAGCGATGGAGCCTTACCTTGAGCCCGGCAGCATAGCCGTGCCGGAGCCGGGGCCGACACAGGCGCTGATCAAGGTCAGCCTCGCCTCGATCAACCCCTCCGACATTGCCTTCATCAAGGGCCAGTACGGCCAGCCGCGGGTCAAGGGCCGTCCGGCAGGTTTCGAGGGCGTCGGCATGGTCGTCGCCACCGGCGACGTCCCGTACGCAAAAAGCCTGACGGGCAAGCGGGTCGCCTTCGCCACTGGCGTGTCGAACTGGGGGGCGTGGGCGGAGTATGCGGTTGCCGAGGCCGCGTCCTGCATCCCGCTCATCGACACGGTGCGCGACGAGGATGGCGCCGCGATGATCGTCAATCCGCTGACCGCCTTGGCCATGTTCGACATCGTCAGGGAGGAGGGCGAAAAGGCCTTCGTCATGACCGCAGGCGCCAGCCAGCTCTGCAAGCTGATCATCGGGCTGGCGAAAGAGGCGGGTTTCCGGCCGATCGTCACCGTGCGCCGTGACGAGCAGATCCAACTGCTGAAGGACCTCGGCGCCGCCCATGTGCTCAATGAGAAGGCGGCGGATTTCGAGGCCGTGCTGCGCGAAACCATGAAGGCCGAGCAGCCGCGCATCTTCCTCGACGCGGTCACCGGCCCGCTGGCTTCAACTATCTTCAGTGCCATGCCGAAGCGGGCACGCTGGATCGTCTATGGCCGGCTCGACGCCGAGCCGACGGTAATCCGCGAGCCGGGGCAACTGATCTTCCAGCACAAACGCGTCGAGGGTTTCTGGCTGGCTGAATGGATGCGCCAGTTCCGCGACAGGCTGGGGCCGGCGGTGCTGGAGGCGGAGAAGCGCTTTTCCGACGGACGCTGGTCGACCGACGTCACGGCGGTCGTGCCGCTGGACGAGGCGATGGCACGGCTGCCGGCGGAGCTCGCAAAGCCCAACGGAAAGGTGTTCATCAGGCCCTAA
- a CDS encoding glycosyltransferase 87 family protein encodes MMVTKPVFDRLGFWLWVGSFLIVLSLALWSPDARSVVHIYRHGSEAFLGGEPLYQVEVAMGYLYAPAFAVLYVPLLKLGPYLGNVLWHMLGFGVLTFAAMRQVRKVGGEEQTWLLSFGLFLALPVSLAALRNGQATILLTGACWFLTLSALEGRRAECFFWAMLAIIAKPTAIIMLLLAGALRPRLIPALVLAVLVVLAIPYGFASTDYINAQYHDFFRLLTSMTVDPTGPFVPADFTAPFTRFGMPIPESVATILRVVAGLLTLWLVLQFDRLDSNLGGLAIFRAAAFYMCVFNPRVEQNTYAMVAVPAGLSIALLWREKGAGAVRWFLATLLFVTGLTSVDLRLHDLFHLWFRPLSVSIIACVLIGWLWTRGRQKAPAAGAVARG; translated from the coding sequence ATGATGGTAACCAAGCCGGTTTTCGACCGTTTGGGGTTTTGGCTTTGGGTCGGGTCGTTTCTGATTGTGCTTAGCCTGGCGCTGTGGTCGCCCGACGCGCGTTCGGTGGTCCATATCTATAGACATGGCAGCGAAGCTTTTCTCGGCGGAGAACCGCTGTATCAGGTCGAAGTCGCCATGGGGTACCTATATGCTCCCGCCTTCGCTGTCCTCTATGTTCCGCTGCTGAAGCTCGGGCCGTATCTGGGCAATGTTTTGTGGCACATGCTGGGCTTCGGGGTGCTTACCTTTGCCGCGATGCGCCAGGTCCGTAAGGTGGGCGGCGAGGAGCAGACATGGCTCCTGTCTTTCGGTCTCTTCCTCGCCCTGCCGGTTTCGCTGGCAGCGCTTCGCAACGGCCAGGCGACGATCCTGCTTACCGGGGCGTGCTGGTTTCTGACGCTGTCGGCACTCGAGGGGCGCCGCGCCGAATGCTTCTTCTGGGCCATGCTTGCGATCATCGCCAAGCCGACCGCGATCATCATGCTGCTGCTGGCGGGAGCGCTGCGCCCCAGATTGATACCGGCGCTGGTGCTGGCGGTCCTCGTCGTGCTCGCCATCCCCTATGGCTTTGCATCGACGGACTATATCAACGCGCAATATCACGATTTCTTCCGGCTGCTGACTTCGATGACGGTCGATCCAACCGGCCCCTTCGTTCCGGCCGACTTCACGGCGCCGTTCACGCGGTTTGGGATGCCGATCCCTGAATCCGTGGCGACGATCCTGCGCGTCGTCGCCGGTTTGCTCACACTTTGGCTGGTGCTCCAGTTCGATAGGCTGGACTCCAACCTCGGCGGACTCGCCATCTTCCGCGCCGCGGCATTCTACATGTGCGTCTTCAATCCGCGTGTCGAGCAGAACACCTATGCCATGGTGGCAGTGCCCGCGGGTCTCTCCATCGCCTTGCTTTGGCGGGAAAAGGGAGCCGGTGCCGTGCGCTGGTTCCTGGCAACGCTCCTCTTCGTCACCGGACTGACCAGTGTCGATCTGCGACTGCACGACCTTTTCCATCTGTGGTTCCGACCGCTCAGCGTCAGCATAATTGCCTGCGTGCTCATCGGCTGGCTCTGGACGCGAGGCAGACAGAAGGCGCCAGCCGCGGGAGCCGTCGCCCGTGGCTGA
- a CDS encoding glycosyltransferase family 2 protein has protein sequence MAERLDVIAPFFNEAESAIAFVGLLDRLEAAVVERFGLTVRKILVDDGSHDGSAETFAAALSGSWEIVRLSRNFGKEAAVLAGLDHSRGDLVLIMDSDLQHSMDISLKMIGELVDDPEIDVVYAQNDRREGSWRRSQLARLFYKLINSSQRFDIPENAGDFRVMRGAVARALTSVRDKRRFNKGLFAWAGFRQKAVLYSPESRASGTSKWSRFNLIAFSLEGFTSFSVIPLRIISLIGLLAAFAGLAYGVKVVFEVLFYGIAVPGYPSIMVAVVLLGGLNLALLGLIGEYVWVTLSESKDRPVYIVRDVLHGNAAEQVAPDR, from the coding sequence GTGGCTGAGAGGCTCGACGTCATCGCGCCGTTCTTCAACGAGGCCGAATCCGCGATTGCCTTCGTCGGGCTGCTCGACAGGCTCGAGGCTGCCGTGGTGGAGCGCTTCGGCCTGACGGTGCGCAAGATCCTCGTCGATGACGGCAGCCACGACGGCAGCGCCGAGACTTTCGCGGCGGCCCTGTCAGGTTCCTGGGAGATCGTGCGGCTCAGCCGCAATTTCGGCAAGGAAGCCGCGGTGCTCGCCGGGCTCGACCATTCCCGCGGCGACCTGGTCCTGATCATGGACTCCGACCTCCAGCATTCCATGGACATCAGCCTGAAGATGATCGGCGAGCTGGTCGACGATCCGGAGATCGATGTCGTTTATGCGCAGAACGATCGGCGGGAGGGCAGTTGGCGGCGCAGCCAGCTGGCGCGGCTTTTCTACAAGCTGATCAACAGCAGCCAGCGCTTCGATATCCCCGAAAATGCCGGGGACTTCCGCGTCATGCGCGGCGCCGTGGCGCGCGCCCTGACCAGCGTGCGCGACAAGCGTCGCTTCAACAAAGGCCTGTTCGCCTGGGCGGGCTTTCGCCAGAAGGCGGTGCTTTATTCGCCGGAAAGCCGCGCCAGCGGCACGTCGAAATGGAGCCGGTTCAACCTGATCGCGTTCTCGCTCGAAGGGTTCACCTCGTTTTCCGTGATCCCGCTGCGCATCATCAGCCTCATCGGATTGCTGGCGGCATTTGCCGGTCTCGCCTATGGCGTGAAAGTGGTCTTCGAGGTGCTGTTCTATGGCATCGCCGTGCCCGGCTATCCAAGCATCATGGTCGCCGTCGTGTTGCTGGGCGGCCTCAACCTGGCGCTGCTCGGCCTGATCGGCGAATATGTCTGGGTCACGCTCAGTGAAAGCAAGGACCGGCCCGTCTACATCGTGCGCGACGTGCTGCATGGCAATGCCGCCGAGCAGGTTGCTCCCGACAGATGA
- a CDS encoding ChbG/HpnK family deacetylase → MTRSIRLIADDYGLAPGVSSAILDLIERGRLTGTGCMTGFPEWEEAAARIRPFRRRAAVGLHLTLTDQAAATSSSSLAPEGRLPGLASLALPVRRGRIDEPDVHAELDAQYDRFVEALEGPPDYIDGHQHVHFLPVVRNWLLARFGASAGKPALRGAPGLPGMDAAAAKVAAVAALAAGFNGAMRRAGFSVLTPLSGIYDWRQPERFASTLRAAIKTLPEQGVFMCHPGHVDDILRARDPMQAAREVEYAVLSSQDFGDILDKAGAHVMDGSA, encoded by the coding sequence ATGACCAGGTCGATCCGCCTGATCGCCGACGATTATGGGCTGGCGCCGGGAGTCTCGAGCGCGATCCTCGACCTGATCGAGCGCGGCCGCCTGACCGGAACCGGATGCATGACCGGTTTTCCCGAATGGGAAGAGGCGGCGGCGCGCATCAGGCCGTTCCGCCGTCGGGCTGCCGTCGGGCTGCATCTGACCCTCACCGATCAGGCCGCCGCGACCAGTTCGTCGAGCCTGGCGCCGGAAGGCAGGCTGCCGGGGCTCGCCTCCCTCGCGCTGCCGGTGCGGCGCGGGCGTATCGACGAGCCGGACGTTCATGCCGAGCTCGACGCCCAGTACGACCGCTTCGTCGAAGCGCTGGAAGGCCCGCCCGACTATATCGACGGACACCAGCATGTGCATTTTCTTCCCGTGGTACGGAATTGGCTGCTCGCGCGGTTCGGGGCAAGCGCGGGCAAACCGGCGCTGCGAGGGGCGCCGGGACTTCCGGGCATGGATGCTGCGGCGGCGAAGGTCGCGGCGGTCGCCGCTCTGGCCGCAGGGTTCAACGGAGCGATGCGCCGGGCCGGCTTTAGCGTCTTGACGCCGCTTTCCGGGATCTATGACTGGCGGCAGCCGGAGAGGTTCGCTTCAACGCTGCGCGCCGCGATCAAGACCTTGCCCGAACAAGGGGTGTTCATGTGCCATCCGGGCCATGTCGATGACATTTTGCGGGCGCGAGACCCGATGCAGGCCGCGCGCGAGGTTGAGTACGCGGTTCTTTCCTCGCAGGATTTCGGCGACATCCTCGACAAGGCCGGAGCCCACGTCATGGATGGTAGCGCATGA
- a CDS encoding GtrA family protein, which produces MSNAGQPQRSTGNKIVRFALVGLVNTGIDLTAFYLLLKLTAPALAANVGAWFVAVLFSFVANRFWSFERDPDIRLHHSFLRFVSLGALISLGVSSLSIAALAGAIGVWPAKIIGVVVAAVLNFLAARWSIEGRLLR; this is translated from the coding sequence ATGAGCAATGCCGGCCAGCCGCAGCGTTCGACCGGCAACAAGATCGTCCGCTTCGCTCTTGTCGGACTGGTCAACACCGGCATCGACCTCACCGCATTCTACCTGCTGCTCAAGCTCACGGCGCCGGCTTTGGCCGCCAATGTCGGCGCCTGGTTCGTCGCGGTTCTCTTTTCCTTCGTTGCGAACCGCTTCTGGTCGTTCGAGCGGGACCCGGACATACGGCTGCACCATTCCTTCCTGCGCTTCGTGTCGCTGGGCGCGTTGATCTCGCTGGGCGTTTCCAGTCTCTCGATCGCGGCGCTGGCAGGAGCCATCGGCGTGTGGCCGGCCAAGATCATCGGCGTCGTGGTGGCGGCCGTGCTGAATTTCCTGGCCGCGCGCTGGTCGATCGAGGGGCGGTTGTTGAGGTGA
- a CDS encoding MurR/RpiR family transcriptional regulator codes for MISSIAELISDRIGAMPAGERRAAQTLIANYPMTGLKTVAEFSAAAGVSSPTILRFVARLGFQNYPEFQSALQDELAAQLQSPASRTLNPGSAGGAVSPMLEATLDNLRETFRHLTDKQLADIAARLAERRGKTFLIGGRFTDPLARYMAAHLAIIQPDVYHLAGQESIWRDRLIDMGKRDVLVIFDIRRYQESLVRFAEKAHHRGVQIILFTDQWLSPIARFARHVIAGRTAVPSAWDSSAALFVVAETLIGAVTRQLEAAGAKRIRDLESLR; via the coding sequence ATGATTTCCAGCATTGCCGAACTGATCTCCGACCGCATCGGCGCGATGCCGGCCGGCGAGCGCCGCGCCGCCCAGACGCTGATTGCCAACTATCCTATGACCGGGCTGAAGACCGTCGCCGAATTCTCGGCCGCGGCCGGCGTGTCCTCGCCGACGATCCTGCGTTTCGTCGCCAGGCTGGGTTTCCAGAACTACCCCGAATTCCAGTCGGCGTTGCAGGATGAGCTGGCCGCGCAATTGCAGTCGCCCGCCTCGCGCACGCTCAATCCGGGCTCGGCCGGCGGCGCCGTCTCGCCGATGCTGGAGGCGACGCTCGACAATTTGCGCGAGACCTTCCGCCACCTCACCGACAAACAGCTGGCCGACATCGCGGCGCGGCTTGCCGAGCGGCGCGGCAAGACATTCCTCATCGGCGGCCGCTTCACCGATCCGCTGGCGCGCTACATGGCCGCCCATCTCGCCATCATCCAGCCGGATGTCTATCACCTCGCCGGCCAGGAGAGCATCTGGCGCGACCGCCTGATCGACATGGGCAAGCGCGACGTCCTGGTGATCTTCGACATCCGCCGCTACCAGGAAAGCCTCGTCCGCTTCGCCGAGAAGGCGCATCACCGCGGCGTGCAGATCATCCTCTTTACCGACCAATGGCTGTCGCCGATCGCCCGCTTCGCCCGCCATGTGATCGCCGGACGCACTGCCGTGCCTTCGGCCTGGGATTCGTCCGCCGCTCTGTTCGTCGTCGCCGAAACCCTGATTGGCGCTGTGACGAGGCAATTGGAAGCCGCCGGCGCCAAGCGCATCCGCGATCTGGAGAGCTTGCGCTAG
- a CDS encoding N-formylglutamate amidohydrolase has protein sequence MEKAWPASLAPSETVRVTNPGGSSPFVFTCDHASNFLPAEFGTLGLSLEDLSRHIAWDPGALPVASRMAEALDATLVETRVSRLVIDCNRPLDAPDLVPPVSETTVIPGNSGLSDKQRAARVDLAWRPFHDAISGIVDRRLARGQETRLVSVHSFTPVYKGKSRPWHIGIIHDDDRRLAAPLISALQRLSGVTVGVNEPYSPADRVYFTLERHARTRGLACAMIEIRNDEIAGDTGQRKWADLLTGIFSNLEPEEARGSRQRAMGKSVQSAS, from the coding sequence ATGGAGAAAGCATGGCCCGCCAGCCTTGCACCGTCGGAGACCGTAAGGGTGACCAACCCTGGCGGCTCGAGCCCCTTCGTCTTCACCTGCGACCACGCCTCGAACTTCCTGCCAGCCGAATTCGGCACGCTGGGGCTGTCCCTTGAAGACCTTTCCCGCCACATCGCCTGGGATCCCGGCGCGCTGCCCGTCGCCAGCCGCATGGCCGAGGCGCTCGACGCCACTTTGGTCGAGACCCGTGTGTCGCGCCTCGTCATCGACTGCAACCGGCCGCTCGACGCGCCCGACCTCGTGCCGCCGGTCAGCGAGACGACAGTCATTCCGGGAAATTCCGGCCTGTCCGATAAGCAGCGCGCCGCGCGGGTCGACCTTGCCTGGCGCCCGTTTCATGACGCCATCTCCGGGATCGTCGACCGGCGGCTGGCGCGTGGACAGGAGACGCGGCTGGTCTCGGTGCACTCCTTCACGCCGGTCTACAAGGGCAAGAGCCGGCCCTGGCATATCGGCATCATCCATGATGACGACCGCAGGTTGGCGGCGCCGCTGATATCGGCGTTGCAGCGGCTTTCGGGCGTCACCGTCGGCGTCAACGAACCCTATTCGCCGGCCGACCGCGTCTACTTCACGCTGGAGCGGCATGCGCGCACGCGCGGCCTTGCCTGCGCGATGATCGAAATCCGCAACGACGAAATCGCCGGCGACACCGGGCAGCGGAAATGGGCGGATCTGCTCACAGGCATATTCTCGAATCTGGAGCCTGAGGAGGCCAGGGGCTCCCGACAACGCGCAATGGGAAAGTCAGTACAGTCGGCCAGTTAA